In Strix aluco isolate bStrAlu1 chromosome 17, bStrAlu1.hap1, whole genome shotgun sequence, the genomic stretch CCCTCTGTTTCCAAACACCTTTccccgtccccgtgtccccaggacAGCAGCAGAGGTGCTGAGCCGGGTGCTGGGGGAGCTCTCCCGCGGGGCGCTGCTCTCCCAAAACCCATCCCAAGATGCTCCCAGGGAGGGCGAGGCTCCGGGGTGCTGCCTGGCTCCAACGCCTTGCTCCAAAAACCCCCGGCTGCCCAGACATGcccgggcagctgcctgcagccggCTGCCTGCACCGTGCCAGGCTCTGCCCTCACCCACCGCGCCGGGCAGCGTTTTTCCAGCCGAGCTCGTTGTGCGGATCCACCTTTGCTGTTGCCCAAGCACCGGGCAGCCCCCCGGCACCCAGATGACTGTTTTCCGTGTGCTTCGCTCAGCTCATCCCTCTCCACCCGCTCCTTGTCTGCCTTCCAAAAGCAATTTGAAAAACGCATGGGTGGAACCGCGCGGGGGCCCCTCGGCGCAGAGCTGGTCCTTGCCACGGGAGACGCCTTGTCCCACGGTGGGGGCAGCCCCCAGAGTCACCCCAGGGCTGGGTTCAGGCCAGGAGGTTCACGTGGCTGTGGGCTTGGTGACCCCACTCTGGTGTGTCACCTCCCTTCGTGCTGTCGGGGTTATTTTGCTGCGTTTTGGAATTTACTGCGGAAGGCGGCAGCCGGGCGCGTGGGGAAACAAGGCGAGTTTTCCAAATCAGGGCCTGCATGGCGGGGCTGGGGATTTTCCCAACTCCCTGAAGCCCTGGCAGGGCCCCGGGACCCTCTGCCCGCAGTGGGCAGGGACCATCCAGACGCATTTTGGCTTTGGCGGTGTGAGCACCTCAGGCCGCGCACCCACGCTGCCCAGCCAGCACCGCGGGCTGAACCAGCACCCGCGCCGGAACGTCACCGGCTACAGTCACGCTGCGTGACGCAGCCTGGCATGGAGGAATGCCCCGTGGTTTTAATCCCGTGTGAGCGCTGAGCTGCCTCGGAGAGCGTCCTCGCCCGGCGCTGACTCAGCGGGAGCAGCCGCCGCACGGAGCTACTCCAGCGCCCCACCAGCTGCCATCCCGCCGGGAAAAGGAGGGGACGGGGACACCGGGACATCCCTGGGAGAAGCAGCGTGGCGGCTGAACCGTGCCAAGGAGGGTCCCACGTCACGGGGCCGAGCCAGGTAGGTGGTGGAGGCGATGCTggtgctgtgctggtgctgtgCCGGCAGCGTGGAGCTGGGGGGAGGCACAACCGTGCAGGATGTGACGCCGGGGTGCCCGTGAGCCCGGCTCGGTGGCCACAccgagaggaagaggagctggggcCATGGCTGGGCATTGCCTGACATGAGCGGGGCCATCAGCCTCGGGTGCCCTCGCTCTGGCTGGGCTTGGGGCACAGAGTAACGTCGCTGTGTCTTTTGAGGGGGGGGCTCAGCTCAGCTTGGCTGGGCTCGGTGCAGCCCGGCTCGGCCAGGGCCGTGCCAGCGCAGGCAGCTCAGCACCGCAGGAATGTGGAGCAGCAGGTTGTGCCCGGCTGGGCCGTCCTTAATGGGGGGGCTCACGCCGGCCACAggtggctgtgctggggagccccgtgTCCTTGTCCCTGCGTCCCAACAGCCCCCCCCTACAGCTTGGCCGCGGGGCTGAGCCTCTGGCACTGAGCTGAGCTCCAGCACCCGACGTGGGGCTTCGCCTTACGTGGGGGAGGGGGCGCATGTTTGCACCCCTGTGCCGAGCTGGGGAGCCCTCCCTGTGCCAGGGACAGCAGGGCCCTGGGGGTGGCAGCCGGGTCTCCCCCCCACCCTGCACCGCTGtgcagcacccagcccagcctAGCCCTGCTTCTCATGGGGGCTGTAAACACGgctcggggtggggtgggggggccctgCCTGTCTCTGTCCTTGCCCAGCAAGGACATCGGTGCCCCGCGCTGCTGGCTCTGTCCCCAAGTTGCCCCCCTACCCCCGCAGAGGGGTGCAGAAATCCACCCCcgaggaggcagcaggagggtcTGTGCCGGTGCTGGGAGGgtccccagctgtccccaggCCTAGCCCACCCCCTGCAGACACTTTCCAGGTCACAAGGcagcgtgtgtcccccccccggcaggggatggggacagggacagccagCTTTCCCCCCGCAGTGCATCAGGCAACCATGTGCCAGGGTGGCTGCTGCGTGGGGACCCCCCCTTTGGGGTACAGACCCCAGTGGGGGTATGAGGGAACACGCCAGCACGTGTGAGCTTGCAGACGGTGCAGCCGTGGCTCGGTGTGGCCGTGGCCATGGCCAGTGCTGTGGGTGCCGTGGTTGGCTCCTGCCGCCCGCAGCTGACGCTGGGACGGGCCCTGGGTTGCACCCAGGAAGTTGCGAGCGGCTGACGGTGACGGGGCGTCGCAGGAGGGAGCGGGGCCGTGGCACGTTGGCCCCTGCTGTGGCAACCACCGCTGCACCCGGTGAGTGCCGGGGCCTTGCCGTTACCCCCCCGGGGCTCGCCTGTGCCCCGAGGCAGACCCCTGAGCAGCTCGGAAGGGcgatggggagggagggggaggtgggggcaggTCTGACCCCGCACGTCCCCCCGTGCACCCCACCACTGCCTGAGCCCCTTTGTGTGTTGGgacccacccccccacctccgGCTGTGCCCACCCCCGGGGGCTGCAGAGGGGTGCGGGGCTGGTTtggggctccccccacccctccccgctGTGGGCGGGCTGTTGCCTCTGCGCGACCGTTGGGGTGGGTGGTTGTGCTTGTTGGGGTTGGCGGGGACCCAAGGACATGGGGTGCACACGGGGACCCAGCGCGGCTCCTGGCACACCTCGGCTGGGGAAAGCACAGGTGGAAACCCCCACCGGTGCTTTCCAAAGGGTTCAAGTTGGGAagcggggagtggggggggcgggggggagaagcAGCCCCAGAGCCTCCGAGGGGGCTGAGAGGCGAGGGAGCGGCAGGGAGTGGAGCCCCGAATCCCCCAGcctggtggggtgggggctgAGCGGGGGCAGGTGATGCACCCCTGGGAGTGGGGGAGACACCCCTGGGCGCAGGCAATGCACCCCTTGGTGTGGGCAGAGCACTCTGGAGTGTGGGTGACGCACCCCTGGCCATGGGGGATGCACCCCTTGGCACGGGAGATGCACCCCTGAGGGTGGGGGAGGCACCCCTGGAGTGGGGGTGGCACCCCTGGGTGCAGACAACGCACCCCCGGGCACAGACAGAGCATTGGTGAGGGGCTGCCAGACCGCAGCCGCCCTTCTCTGCTCCGGCCTCGCTCCCCGGGGTGCCCCTCGCCAGGGCTGGGGTGTCCTCCCCGCCGGCCCCATTGGCCCGGGTGAGGTTTGAAGCAGGCTTGCTCTGCGGATTGGCCGGGGGGACGTTTCGGGGAGGCCGCGGTGGCGAGCGGAGGCGTGGTCCTTGCCTTCAAATAGGAAGCCCGGCACAGCCGGCGCAGACAGTGCGGCACCGCACAGCACCGCGCAGCCTTTGtctgccggcggggccggggcgcgggcagGGGACCAGGCCACCGGCGCCCACCAGCCACCGCCACCCCTCACACCGGCCCCTCTTTGCAGCCGACAGCCCGTGAGCCCTTCGCTGCCCGTGGCGGCCGCACACCCCGTGGCCCGGTGCCGGCGCAGAGGATGCCCATCGAGGCTCTGCAAGCCGGCGATGCCATGAAGGGGGTGACGGTGACGGCGCCTTTCACCTCGGCCATGCCCGTCCGCATCCTCCGCAAAGGCCCCGCGTATTTCCGCCGCCGCGCCGAGCCAGGCGCTGGCAAACCCAGCGCAGTGGAGAGGCTGGAGGCTGACAAGGCCAAGTACGTGAAGAGCCAGCAGGTCGCCAGCACCAAGCAGGAGCCGGTGAAGCCGCCGCTGCTCAAGCAGCCCCTCTTCACCCCGGGGGTGCGCCGGGCCGTGCTCACCCCCAGCCGCAGGGCgcccccggggccgcgccgcgccgaggCTGGTGGCCCGAAGACCTCCCTTGACCTGGAGATCCTCAACAACCTCATCAACCTCTGCGACAGCCCCTTCCCCAAGGCGGAGAGCCCTCTGAGCCGGGAGCGCAAGCGGAGGCCGGAGACGCCGGTGGTGCTGGCCGGCGGGGCAGAGGATGCTGGCAAACCACCGGAGACCCCCGCTGCCACCAAGCCCCCCGGCAGCGTGACCGTGCGGAGGGTGGACGTCCGTCCCTGCGGGGCTCCGCGGGGCCAGGTGACATCGGTGCCTGCGTCCCCCGTGGCCCCGACACGGAGCTCACCCGCCTGCCCCGAGAGCACCCGGCGGCAGCCGCTGCTGCAccgctccaagtcggacctgagTGACCGGCTCTCGCGGGCCACTGCCGACCTGGAACGCTTCTTCAACTACTGTGGCCTCGACCCCGAGGAGGTGCAGGACATGGGCGCCGAGCGCTT encodes the following:
- the FAM110A gene encoding protein FAM110A, whose translation is MPIEALQAGDAMKGVTVTAPFTSAMPVRILRKGPAYFRRRAEPGAGKPSAVERLEADKAKYVKSQQVASTKQEPVKPPLLKQPLFTPGVRRAVLTPSRRAPPGPRRAEAGGPKTSLDLEILNNLINLCDSPFPKAESPLSRERKRRPETPVVLAGGAEDAGKPPETPAATKPPGSVTVRRVDVRPCGAPRGQVTSVPASPVAPTRSSPACPESTRRQPLLHRSKSDLSDRLSRATADLERFFNYCGLDPEEVQDMGAERFARASSDIVSLKFHSVSTASSEGGRSPPSAATPEGRPAERVPYGISVIERNARVIKWLYGLRQAREPQQVSDV